DNA from Dama dama isolate Ldn47 chromosome 5, ASM3311817v1, whole genome shotgun sequence:
TCTGCCTTCCActtctgctcctgaccttgggaccttctctctgagcctcggttttcctcctctgtgaaatgggttaATAATATTCACCATGTCAACAATAACTGCTCTGAGGGTCCTGAGATCCCTGTGTCCGGGGGTGTGGGGgtagggatgatcctggggattACTGCAGAAGAGGAAGCACCTGAGAACCTTGGCGTGGAGCCCAGCCTCCCCACCAGCCCCCAGGGGCTCAGACTGGTGGCTCTTGCCTTCCTGTGACAGGAGGAGCTGagtgagagaaaaaggaaccagCCTTTGCTAGTCCTGGCTCTGCATGGCTGGTTGGGGTCCAACACTCAATGGGGGGCGACAGGACTGGGTCTTCAGGAGCTTCTCCCTGCTCCTGGGTAGGGCAAAGAGGcaggtgtgagtgtgtgcatggggTGTGGGCACTCAGGGGCACCTGAGGGCGCTGAAGGCAGGTGGGAAGAGGGCAGGGGCGGCATGGGCAGCAGCCCTCCTGGGGTGGAGGGGCAGTCTTGCCACCAGAAGCAGAATTTAGCCGTGGGAGCGGGGGTGGGGAGTTGAGGAACACAGCTCTCTTCTCTCCTGGTTCCTCTAAGAGGCGCCACCTGAACAGGGGGACCACCCCTCAGATGCACGAGAGGGTCCCGCCTAGGCGCCCAGCCATCTCCTGGGCTCTCATCGGTCTTTGAGGGGATGAGGTGGGCAGGCGGGTCCCGGGCTCCCCACGAAGGGGGCGGGTGGAAAATCCCAACAGGTGTGATGGGCACGCCTGCCCTTCTCCCAGGGACCCCAGCGCCCCCCTCGGCCTCCGGCCGGCCCCACCCGCAGGGCAGGTGCCTGGTCGACGTCCTCCCAGCCGGCCGGGACGCGCTTGGGGACCGCCCGGAGAGCCGCGCGCCCACGGGACTGGCCTCCCTGACTCCGAGTCCTGCTTTCAGGGGCCCGGCGTGCAGACGGCGGGACCAGTGAGACGCGGGCCTCCGCGCGGCCTAGAGCGGCCCCGGAAGTGCCGCGGGCGGGGGCGGAGCCCGGGAGctcggggcggggcctcgggctCGCGTCAGCAGCCGCCGCCGAGCGAAGCCACGGGCGCGGGGCTGGAGGCGCTGAGGTGCGGCCCCGCCCCGCCAGGGAGagcggccccgccccggcccgggaGAGCGGCCACCTGTCCCTCTGGGGGTACAGGTGTGGGCGGCCCCCGGCGCTGGGAGCAGGTGCGGGGCCGCGGCCACCCTCGAGCCTCCAGCCCGGAGGACTGGCCCCGGGGGCCGGCCCGGTGCCCAGGCCCTGGGAGCCCCGGAGGACGGAGTGACAGAGGCCGGAGGAGCCGGGAAGGCCCGAGAGAGGTGGGAAGCACGGGGTACCAGACCTTGGGTATTTCGGCCTCAGAGCATCGGTGAAAACATTGCTGGGCACAGATAAAAGGGTCGCCAACTTTTTCAACACGGCGGAGACTTTAGCAGGGAGCTGGCACCTAGGGGGAATGGAAAAACCAGGACTTAGCAGGTGGGTGGAGGTCACAACTCCCCAGATCCTGAGGAAGAGGGGTCAGCGGGGCGGGAAAAATTAGCGGGGAGAGGAGCTTTCAGAAACCCAGGGAATGAAAGGGGGCTTGGGAGTGGGGAGGTCGGTTATCCAGCGCCCCTGTGAGGAAGCGAAGGCTGGGCCGTGTATTGTCACATCTTCCAGCTCTTCACGAGGAAACCTACAGAGTTGTAAATAGTGTCAACTGAGTCAAACAAATAAGGAAAAGCGTGCCTCTTTGAGAGCCAGGCACAACGCGTCTGTGACAGGGTCTCCAGGCTGCCCATTTGCAGTCTCTGAAACAGAGTTTTTTGAAAAGGAGGTCTTGGGGCATCTGCCAgaattgggggaggggggggtgccTCAGGAAGTGAGGACCCAGAAGAGAGGGCTTGGCCGGCTGCAAGGCGGTCACTGGACGCTGGAGCTGAAGCGCCAGCCGAAAATGGAAACTTGAAATCTGTCTCCGTGCCAGCCACAGGTCGTATGATTTTCCTTGGTGACGTTCAGCATCTTAGGAGGAGCTGGCAGGGGAGGTGGGTAGTTCGTGGCGGGTTGCAgcagggcaggaaggtgaggaACGTGAGGCTGGTCAGAGAGCTGGTTGGAGTGACACCCATAGGTGGACCCGCTAGAGAAGGCCTAAGTAGAGAAGGTCTAAGCTTAACGGGGAAGGGGTGGGCCAGGGTGGAAATGGGGTGTGAGGTTTGAGGAGCGGGAGCAGTGGAGATGGGGGTCGCAAAGTGGAATGGGAGTGAGCATAGACGTCTGGAGGATGCTGTGGTTCTGTGCTTTTTTCCACACCTGGCTGAAAattcactgaaaacaaaacaaatcaacctatgctctgtgacagcctagaggggtaggagggaggttcaagagggaggggacgcatgtatacctatggccgatgcatgttgatgtatggcagaaagcaagacgatattgtaattatcctccagttaaagataaaaaatcccaaacacaacattgtaaatcagctagactccaataaacattttattaaaaagattCCAACTAGGAATGAGTTCTGCCGTGACTATCCTGATTAATTTCCTGTGTCTTCTTGAGGCCATTCCTCTCTGAACTTCCGTGTTAGGGTAAGCATACCTTTGTATGGAGTCCTGAGGAGTAAATGAGACATGCTTGTAGAAGGCCTAGCAGTGCCTTGCACACCATAGGTGCTCAATAACCTCAGGTTGTCATCATTCTGGTACCTCAAGAGTCTCCTTGGAGCTTGCACAGTTTCTGAGTGGGGTCCTGCGGGGCTCCCTTGGGGCTCCACAGTGGGGTCGGGGTGCTGAGTGGGGGTGTCCTTCTCTTGTCCCTATGAAAACACCCCCTTCTCTGCTTTTGTTTGTTGTATTAATTTATATCTCCTAGATTGTTATTCAGGCagtcggttgtgtccaactcttcgaccccgtgggctgcagcacaccaggccttctgccttcaccatctcctgaagcttgctcaaactcatgtccattgagttggtgatgccgtccaaccatttcatcctctgtcatccccttctccttttgacctcaatctttcctagcatcggggtcttttccaatgagtcatctctttgaattaggtggccaaagtattgaagcttcagcttcagtatcagtccttccaatgaatattcagggttgatttcttttaggattgagtggttgatctccttgcagtccaagggactctcaagagtcttcaacaccacagttcgaaagcatcaattcttcgggattcagccttctttatgatccaactctcacatccgtacatgagtactggaaaaaacatagctcaGAGTTAATTGACTTATTTGAATACAAAGTTctttggcaaaaaaataaaagtgtggcAAGCAGTACTAACACAAAAGCAAATGGCTTTTCCTCTgttgagtcatttatttattcaatgtatgtgtgcatgtagagATGGAGCGGTTGTGTTGGGAGCTGGGGCTTCCAATTCAGAGGAACCCCAGACTTGCCCTCCGGGAGCTCACAGGCAGTGCTGTGGAGGGTCCTGCCAGGACGCCTGCCCTGCGGGTGCTCAGTGTGTGATGGACCCATGTCCTGAGCCCGTGGTCACTAGGGTCATGTGCCCGAGACTGTCAGGGTCTGAGGGTGCAGAGAAGAGGGCGTGTTTGGACTGAGTCTGGAAAAATGAGCACGTGGCCACATGAGAAGCCTGTGGTGGGGGGACCAGTCAGGCGGAGGAAAGAGCGGCTCATACGAGTTGTGGAGCTGGACACATAAGGGTGTGTGGGAGCAGGGGACGGGGCCACAGGGCCGGGCGTGGAGGGTGTGGGCTGCTGCAGGCTCCTGAGAAGGGGCACGCCACCATCAGGACTGGGTGTAGGCGTTTTACCCTGGTGTCCACGTAGAGAACAgatgtgggagggaggggggaagctGGAGATGGGCATCCATCGGGGTCAGcctggagagaggcagagacccCTTCAGTGAAGCCTCAGGACATGGATGGGGCAGGTGTTGGGAAGATCTGACCCCTGGGTTCCGGTTGGGGCTCCGGGCTGGAGGGGTGCAGCCCACCCACAGGAGGCAAACGAGTGCTCTCTCTCCCAGCAAGACCCCAGCCCCCGTGTCCTCCGGGGACCGGACTCCTACCCCTTTTCCAGAATGGCTCCCTTTCGTGTCCTCGCCCATCTTTCCGGCACCCTGAACCTTTAGAGTCTGGACACCAGCATGCGGcattgtctgtctgtctctctgcctcccttGCACTTGTTTCCGGTAAGTCTTTGACTCACCAAGGACCATCTTCGAGGGCAAGGTTGTGTCTTTGGTTCTGTCTCCTTTGGGCTCCGGCACCTACTCGGTGCTTGACCTCCTGACTTGACCgtgtctcttgttttcttttcagaaGCCGAGAGCAGTTGTGTGTGTCCCAGACAGATCCAGCCACTGGGATGACTGGACCCTCCGTGGAGATCCCCCTGGCCGCCAAGCTGGGTGAGGCTTTCGTGTTTGCAGATGGGCTGGACATGCAGACAGATCTGTTCCCAGAGGAGGACCTGGGGGCCCCTTTTCTTCAGGGGAGGGCTCTGGAGCAGATGGCCGTCATCTACAAGGAGATCCCTCTCGGGGAGCAAGGCGGGGAGCAGGATGATTTCCGGGGGGACTTCGATCTGTGCTCGAGCCCTGTTCTGCCTCAGAGCGTCCCCCCAGGAGACAGGGCCCAGGACGATGAGCCTTTCGGCCCGGGCTTCCTCCAGAAATCAGACCCGACTGCATACCGGATCACGGGCAGCGGGGAAGCCGCTGATCTGCCTGCTGGGGAGGCGGCGGGCAGGGGGGACTCAGGGCCCGAGGGGCCGCCCAGGACCGCGCAGCCCGCCAAGCCGTACGCGTGTCGGGAGTGCGGCAAGGCCTTCAGCCAGAGCTCGCACCTGCTCCGGCACCTGGTGATTCAcaccggggagaagccctatgagtGCGGCGAGTGCGGCAGGGCCTTCAGCCAGAGCTCGCACCTGCTCCGGCACCAGGCCATCCACACTGGGGAGAAGCCCTACGCCTGCCGCGAGTGCGGCAGGGCCTTCCGCCAGAGCTCGGCCCTGGCGCAGCACGGGAAGACGCACAGCGGGAGGCGGCCCTACGCCTGCCGCGAGTGCGGCAAGGACTTCAGCCGCAGCTCCAGCCTCCGCAAGCACGAGCGCATCCACACCGGGGAGAAGCCGTACGCGTGCCAGGAGTGCGGCAAGGCCTTCAACCAGAGCTCGGGCCTGAGCCAGCACCGCAAGATCCACTCGCTGCAGAGGCCGCACGCCTGCGAGCTGTGCGGGAAGGCCTTCTGCCACCGCTCGCACCTGCTGCGGCACCAGCGCGTCCACACGGGCAAGAAGCCGTACGCCTGCGAGGACTGCGGCAAGGCCTTCAGCCAGAGCTCCAACCTCATCGAGCACCGCAAGACgcacacgggcgagaagccctaCCGCTGCCAGAAGTGCGGCAAGGCCTTCAGCCAGAGCTCTTCGCTCATCGAGCACCAGCGCATccacacgggcgagaagccctaCGAGTGCGGCCAGTGCGGCAAGGCCTTCTGCCACAGCTCGGCGCTCATCCAGCACCAGCGCATCCACACGGGCCGCAAGCCCTACGTGTGCAACGAGTGCGGCAAGGCCTTCCGCCACCGCTCGGCGCTCATCGAGCACTACAAGACGCACACGCGCGAGCGGCCCTACGAGTGCAACCTCTGCGGCAAGGCCTTCCGGGGCAGCTCGCACCTCCTCCGCCACCAGAAGGTCCACGCGGCCGACAAGCTCTAGGGTCCCGCCCGGGGCGAGGGCATGCCAGCCCTGGCGCCCCCGGCCCAGCAGGCGGACTTGGGGGGCCGGCCGCACGGCCGGCTCTCGGCGCCGGGGCGGAGCTGGGTCTCCGCCGGCCAACTTGTCCTCTGCTGTGACCCCGGGGGTTTGGTTTTGCCCTCCATTCGCTTTTTACAAAATGCAGAGGAATAAACGTCAGAGGGAGAAAGCGGGGTTAGGCCCCCTGGAGACGTCCGGCGAGCTCTAAGCTCAGGCACTTGCAGAAGTGAAGCTGGCTCACGGTCCAAACAGACCAGGGAAAACAAGTCCAAAGCCCAGGGTCGCCTTGGCCGCTGCAGGGCCGCTCGGGGATGGGGCGGAGGGGGCACAGGAGGGCTCGTCCTGGGCTTGGGGTGACGGCGAGGCCCCTGCGCCTCTCAGCCCTCTGCCTGGGTTGGCTGAGGGCAGGCCTGGCTGTAGGCCCTCCGGGGGAGGTGGAGGCGCGGCCAGGCCGATGATGCCTGCCTGGCTTAGCCAGGCATAGGCCCCTGCCACCAGGAGTAGCCCTCCGCCAGACCCGGGGTCCAGGCTGGGGCACCAGCAGGGCCTCTGTTCTGAGGGCTGGGCAGCCTGTGCTCTGTCCTCCGGGGATGAAGGGATCTGGTCCGAAAGGTCTGGGTTCAGGCTCCAGCTCTGGCCCCTCCTGCCTTGATGACCTGGAGGAAGCCCCAAGGCTCCGTTTCCCTCTGGGAGAGGTGGGGACGTTGGGAATGCCACattccctggggtgggggcaggtgtgCAGGACTCCCATTCAGACTGCGGCTGGGCACGCATGAGCTTTGTCAGCTGGCAGCTGAGGTCGGAGACCCAgggcggccccgcccccgccccccacagggGAGACACAGGCCTGTCTGGTTCCCGAGGTGGCAGGGCGCTCCGCCTCCCTGGGTGTGCTGCCCGGGGTTACGGCACCCTGCACAGCGGTGCTCTCCGGATCCCCGGGCCAGTTCAGCTGGGCGTCCCCAGGGCGGGGCTCTGAGGGTGCCGTGTTTCCAGagctccctctcctcccacccgtAGCAGGCGGGGGCCGGCTCACAGGCAGCCAGGCCCAGCAGGGCTTGAAGATGGCCATTTCCAGTTCAGCCCCCTGCCCTCGGCCTGGAATGGGCTCGGGCAGGGCCGTGTCTGGCTGCCCCGGAAGCGTTTGTCCCAGGCTTCTGGGTGTCGGCGGGGGTCTCTGGTACTGGTGCAGGCTCCCCTAGCACCAGTCGCGGAGGAGGTGGGCTGAGCTGTTTTTGAAGTTTTGCACATCTGCGGCCACAGTCCCACGAGCCTTAAGGGTCATGCTGCTTATTTCAGCAGATGGGGCTCGGCTCGGCAGCTAGGATggtcctgaataaaaatgggaaagccAGAGCTGTTCCTCCATCAGTGGGCTTGGCAGCCGGGGACGTTGAGAGGACAGGTCTGCGGGTCTGGGGACACCAGCTCTGTGCAGCCCCTCTCTGCTGTCCGTGGGGCAGTAAACCGGCCCCTGTGTGCGCCCGTCTGAATGGCAGCCCGACTGGAGGATCGCCCGGTCACTCCTGAGAGCCAAGAGAGAATGCCGACACCCCCGCTCTGTGCTGGGGGACAGGGCCCCCCAAGATCTACCTCCTTGCCCCGCCCCCGGCACCCCATTCAGCCTGCCTTGGCCAGGACTGTCCTTACTGGGCAGGGCAGTCATCCACTTCCAACCTTTGCTGTCTCCGCCACGCGCCGTGCTCCCAGccaaattgttttatttatttttttccaagcaTCACTTTGCACACATCACCACTCTCCTTAAAACCACCCTCCGGGGTCTCCTGCACGTAAACCTCCCCGTTTCAGCCCCAGCAGCCTCCTGGCCCCCCGCCGCTCCCTCCCACCGGCCCtcagctgtttcatgctcctctcacgtCTCTAAACGTGcactttctttcttcccccacccccgtctcctttcttttctgacaATTTATGTAACACGGTGGGTAAGACTCCTTTCCTGAAGGGTTGACACACTCGCACAAAACCATGGTCAGACCAGGCAAGTACTTCTTTTTCAGAAGTGTGAGCAGAACCTAGTTCTTCAGTTCACGTTCTTTCCTTGGTTTCTTATGTGTTTTTAAATCCTTTTACTTAGGCTTTTAGTGCGATGTTATAAGAGACCATCCTGGTGGTATTTGAGTTGTCCTTGAGTTTcgttgtttgattttgttttattgtcttagattttttcttttagcaGATGTTGTTGACTGTTGTAAAGCTCCAGTTCTTGGTTGTGTTTACTAATCGAATTGTTTTGTCAAAGTACACGTATTCTgctcttttctttatctttcttgttACTTAATACTTTACATTTCTAAGATGAATTATTTAGGTAGTTAATAACTTTTAATATTTCTAGTAAACGTGGGTACTTTggtctgtttgttttcttgtatttagaGCTTTTTCTGCTCTATAATGTTGAcgtgtttggtttttttgtttttttctcttaggaATTTCCCTTTGACTCAATTATTATgattttaattagtatttttaatactaatttaaaagttagtattttttaaattaatcctaATCCCAGTGATGACTGCTTAAGTCATTGCTGTTACTTCTTATTGTACGTGGTGGTGCCAGTATTTCTAAGTGTCCACAGAAATTCTCTGAGCCTGAATATATTATCAGTTTTTATATAGCATTTGTGTACTCTCAAGAAATGTGTTTTtactccatcagttcagttcgttACATCaatctttatattattttattccagTCCGCACTTGCTCTAACTTGTCTTTCCTTCAGGGTCTGAGGATGCCTGGCAGCCTGTGAGCATGCCGGGGTTCAGGGGTTGTGGGCCCAGGGACCGAGCAAAGCCGTGTGGGTATGTGCACAGATGGACTATTCTTGGAGGAAGTCGATAGCCCTTGAAGGGCCTTGTGACCCCACAGTAGTTAAGAACACTCATTTACCTGGTCAAATCGTAGTctgattttgtgtgttttttcttaatgtatttctattttgccttagtttctatttctgttttatgtgtgcTGTTTATGCTTTGTTAGTCATGCCGTTATCTTGATAGACAGGGTATACATGATCAAGTGATTACCGCATTTGGAGCAGATGTCTATTTAACAGAGATGAACTGAAAACCTGTGCCTTTGCATGTCCTCTTTGCCTCTCTTAATGCTTCTAGCTTCCACTTCTCTTTTCCAAACATCATAATGGaaacctctgcttttttttttttttaatttgcatttgcatGAGAGTTTATTTagctctgcattttatttttaaaatttgtgtatatatttttgct
Protein-coding regions in this window:
- the ZNF70 gene encoding zinc finger protein 70 isoform X1, whose amino-acid sequence is MEKPGLSRSREQLCVSQTDPATGMTGPSVEIPLAAKLGEAFVFADGLDMQTDLFPEEDLGAPFLQGRALEQMAVIYKEIPLGEQGGEQDDFRGDFDLCSSPVLPQSVPPGDRAQDDEPFGPGFLQKSDPTAYRITGSGEAADLPAGEAAGRGDSGPEGPPRTAQPAKPYACRECGKAFSQSSHLLRHLVIHTGEKPYECGECGRAFSQSSHLLRHQAIHTGEKPYACRECGRAFRQSSALAQHGKTHSGRRPYACRECGKDFSRSSSLRKHERIHTGEKPYACQECGKAFNQSSGLSQHRKIHSLQRPHACELCGKAFCHRSHLLRHQRVHTGKKPYACEDCGKAFSQSSNLIEHRKTHTGEKPYRCQKCGKAFSQSSSLIEHQRIHTGEKPYECGQCGKAFCHSSALIQHQRIHTGRKPYVCNECGKAFRHRSALIEHYKTHTRERPYECNLCGKAFRGSSHLLRHQKVHAADKL
- the ZNF70 gene encoding zinc finger protein 70 isoform X2; its protein translation is MTGPSVEIPLAAKLGEAFVFADGLDMQTDLFPEEDLGAPFLQGRALEQMAVIYKEIPLGEQGGEQDDFRGDFDLCSSPVLPQSVPPGDRAQDDEPFGPGFLQKSDPTAYRITGSGEAADLPAGEAAGRGDSGPEGPPRTAQPAKPYACRECGKAFSQSSHLLRHLVIHTGEKPYECGECGRAFSQSSHLLRHQAIHTGEKPYACRECGRAFRQSSALAQHGKTHSGRRPYACRECGKDFSRSSSLRKHERIHTGEKPYACQECGKAFNQSSGLSQHRKIHSLQRPHACELCGKAFCHRSHLLRHQRVHTGKKPYACEDCGKAFSQSSNLIEHRKTHTGEKPYRCQKCGKAFSQSSSLIEHQRIHTGEKPYECGQCGKAFCHSSALIQHQRIHTGRKPYVCNECGKAFRHRSALIEHYKTHTRERPYECNLCGKAFRGSSHLLRHQKVHAADKL